Proteins encoded in a region of the Streptomyces sp. NBC_01298 genome:
- a CDS encoding acyl-CoA dehydrogenase family protein, with amino-acid sequence MSSHLPSVTTPPLAARLAAAEAARQAKESERDRDLHPAVVSALSEAGFLRQFVPRRWSGSAGTFAEIIEAVAVVGEECPSAAWCAALLAAHGRLAAHLPQEAQEELWQESPDVSIAAAVVPPSGELAKAPGGWRLSGRWAMASAVRHARWVLLACVEETPEGPRQRILAVPRADVRIHDTWRNAGLRGTGSHTISVDGAFVPAHRAMTREDLLAGSPEPGAARCHRVPFPLVASLLFAAPAWGAARGALRAWTEITRERRTPDGRPALEDGTHQQVLARSAAEIDAAGLLLEAAAGRADRAADPGADPAAQVPLNLRDCAVAIDLLVTAVERLYRGAGVRGQDEDGDLQRFWRDVHAVAGHGSVQLAPAAAAYAQQVTAAAAR; translated from the coding sequence ATGTCCAGTCACCTGCCGTCCGTAACAACGCCACCGCTGGCTGCCCGACTTGCCGCAGCGGAGGCGGCCCGACAGGCGAAGGAGTCCGAACGGGACCGGGATCTGCACCCCGCTGTGGTCTCGGCCTTGTCCGAGGCGGGATTCCTCAGGCAGTTCGTGCCACGGCGCTGGTCGGGCTCGGCCGGAACGTTCGCCGAAATCATCGAGGCGGTGGCTGTCGTCGGGGAGGAATGCCCGTCCGCGGCCTGGTGCGCCGCGCTGCTGGCGGCCCACGGTCGACTCGCTGCCCACCTGCCACAGGAGGCGCAAGAGGAACTGTGGCAGGAGTCGCCCGATGTGTCCATAGCGGCTGCCGTGGTGCCGCCGTCCGGAGAACTCGCCAAAGCCCCTGGTGGCTGGCGGTTGTCGGGCCGCTGGGCCATGGCCAGTGCGGTGCGCCATGCGCGGTGGGTGCTGCTCGCCTGCGTCGAGGAGACCCCCGAAGGTCCCCGCCAGCGCATCCTCGCCGTACCGCGCGCCGACGTGCGGATCCACGACACCTGGCGCAATGCCGGACTGCGCGGCACCGGCAGCCACACCATCAGCGTGGACGGCGCCTTCGTACCCGCACACCGCGCCATGACGCGCGAGGACCTGCTGGCCGGCTCGCCGGAGCCGGGGGCGGCCCGCTGCCACCGCGTCCCGTTCCCGCTGGTGGCCTCGCTGCTCTTCGCCGCACCCGCGTGGGGGGCTGCCCGGGGAGCGCTGCGCGCCTGGACCGAGATCACCCGCGAGCGGCGGACCCCGGACGGCCGCCCGGCGCTCGAGGACGGTACCCACCAGCAGGTGCTCGCCCGCTCCGCGGCCGAGATCGACGCCGCCGGGCTGCTGCTCGAGGCGGCGGCCGGGCGCGCCGACCGGGCGGCCGACCCCGGCGCGGACCCCGCGGCGCAGGTGCCGCTGAACCTGCGCGACTGCGCCGTGGCGATCGATCTGCTGGTCACCGCCGTGGAGCGGCTCTACCGCGGTGCGGGGGTCCGGGGCCAGGACGAGGACGGCGACCTCCAGCGCTTCTGGCGCGACGTCCACGCCGTCGCCGGCCACGGCTCGGTGCAGCTGGCACCGGCCGCCGCGGCTTATGCCCAGCAGGTGACGGCGGCCGCGGCCCGCTGA
- a CDS encoding helix-turn-helix domain-containing protein has translation MKQDRSRRTHALVLDAAATEFAAHGFARTNLQIVAKHTGLTKGAVYGHFSSKEALADELVRLFEESWGDLLRGAEQCGQEPEEGLRALVLGLTRHVQEDVRFTAGLRLATEDARALGETPAFLCGLGVTVSRLVRDAQLHGVVDPALGAEPLSRLLLALVLGMHQITSAGGAGPTHQQVLAVWDLVLLLIRPAAA, from the coding sequence ATGAAGCAGGACAGGTCGCGACGTACACACGCGCTCGTCTTGGACGCGGCCGCCACGGAGTTCGCGGCTCACGGTTTCGCCCGTACCAATCTGCAGATCGTGGCGAAGCACACCGGGCTGACCAAGGGGGCGGTGTACGGCCATTTCTCCTCCAAGGAGGCCTTGGCCGACGAGCTGGTCCGGCTCTTCGAGGAGAGCTGGGGGGACTTGCTGCGCGGCGCCGAGCAGTGCGGGCAGGAACCCGAGGAGGGGCTGCGCGCCCTGGTGCTGGGACTGACCCGGCACGTCCAGGAGGACGTACGGTTCACGGCGGGCCTGCGTCTGGCCACCGAGGACGCGCGGGCGCTGGGCGAAACCCCCGCCTTCCTGTGCGGGTTGGGCGTCACCGTCTCCCGTCTCGTCCGGGACGCGCAGCTGCACGGGGTCGTCGACCCCGCACTCGGCGCGGAGCCCTTGAGCCGACTGCTGCTCGCCCTCGTACTCGGCATGCACCAGATCACGTCGGCGGGCGGGGCCGGCCCCACGCACCAACAAGTCCTCGCTGTGTGGGATTTGGTCCTGCTCCTCATCCGGCCCGCGGCAGCCTGA
- a CDS encoding HAD family hydrolase produces MPRHEPSLIAFFDVDETLITVTSMIGFLAFHPEREAAGSSDFDRARADLLARRERGVAREELNRAYYRLFAGCTQESLTAAGRAWFRQETAKGGLLHRPTLAALHRHRRDGHRIALVSGAPRHCLEPLAEALGGALVLCAGQRSAGGVVTGEIDAPVIGVEKAVRASRAMRAYGADAGDCFAYGDHSSDLPLLCAVGHPVVVGDDPVLLARAGREGWPVLPGVRRAGDTVGAGSVGDAGSAVGPVRLPRAG; encoded by the coding sequence GTGCCCCGCCACGAGCCGTCGCTCATCGCCTTCTTCGACGTGGACGAAACGCTCATCACCGTCACGAGCATGATCGGCTTCCTGGCCTTCCACCCGGAGCGCGAGGCCGCCGGCTCCTCGGATTTCGACCGGGCGCGCGCCGACCTGCTGGCCCGGCGGGAGCGCGGAGTCGCGCGCGAGGAACTCAACCGCGCGTACTACCGCCTCTTCGCGGGCTGCACGCAGGAGTCGCTCACCGCGGCCGGCCGGGCGTGGTTCCGGCAGGAGACCGCCAAGGGCGGCCTCCTGCACCGGCCGACGCTCGCGGCGCTGCACCGCCACCGACGCGACGGCCACCGCATCGCACTGGTCTCGGGAGCGCCCCGCCACTGCCTCGAGCCGCTGGCCGAAGCGCTCGGCGGCGCTCTCGTGCTGTGCGCGGGTCAGCGCAGTGCGGGCGGGGTGGTCACGGGGGAGATCGACGCCCCGGTGATCGGCGTGGAGAAGGCCGTACGGGCGAGCCGGGCCATGCGGGCGTACGGGGCCGACGCGGGCGACTGCTTCGCGTACGGCGACCACTCGAGCGACCTTCCGCTGCTCTGCGCGGTGGGGCACCCGGTGGTCGTCGGCGACGATCCGGTACTGCTCGCCCGCGCCGGCCGCGAGGGCTGGCCCGTGCTGCCCGGCGTCCGTCGTGCGGGCGACACGGTCGGTGCGGGCAGTGTGGGCGACGCGGGCAGTGCGGTGGGGCCGGTCAGGCTGCCGCGGGCCGGATGA
- a CDS encoding LysR family transcriptional regulator codes for MELQHLRAFREVARELSFTQAAKNLHCAQSTVTGQIKILEQDLGVELFHRRGRLPVELTEAGALLQPRAEQILCAVETTVREVRSSRAPSQGRLAGSRLRPLMRV; via the coding sequence GTGGAACTCCAGCATCTCCGCGCCTTCCGCGAAGTAGCGCGGGAGCTGAGTTTCACCCAGGCGGCGAAGAACCTGCACTGCGCACAGTCCACGGTCACCGGCCAGATCAAGATCCTGGAACAGGACCTCGGGGTGGAGCTCTTCCACCGGCGGGGCCGGCTGCCGGTCGAACTCACCGAGGCGGGCGCACTGTTGCAGCCCCGTGCGGAGCAGATCCTGTGCGCCGTCGAGACCACCGTCCGCGAAGTCCGCTCGAGCCGGGCGCCGTCGCAGGGGCGGTTGGCCGGCAGCCGGCTCCGCCCGCTGATGAGGGTCTAG
- a CDS encoding ScbA/BarX family gamma-butyrolactone biosynthesis protein — translation MLSSPSLAPGPVSRANLPRLPWQAPPGSSPRNGALTFDRTVPRSLVHRASVAEVFLTDGRRGDGNRVRIAAQWPRHHALYQPDAEGSSDPLLLVETVRQAAIYTAHRFHDVPLTHSFIFRDLDFHLVDPGALVVGGEPLPLVLDGSFVPEAHPSGNRIGARFEAWVETGGRRCARVSVRLLAVGAELYGLLRDRRAPAARGRGAAADMAGAEPRMLDAAEVGRQGQENVLLSVDRTAAPGRYLMRVDRDHPGYFEHSCDHVPGMALVEAFRQAGCHLVGTGRESARDGSGHRAAPWSLAFSEVRFDAFGELREPTVIKSVGGVAALPSTGRHGLRRVQLAAVQGDRTIARSTALYRPRVAVEPSGEGNSWNSSISAPSAK, via the coding sequence TTGCTGTCCAGTCCTTCACTCGCGCCCGGCCCGGTCTCCCGCGCCAACCTGCCGCGCCTGCCCTGGCAGGCGCCGCCGGGATCCTCGCCCCGGAACGGCGCCCTGACCTTCGACCGGACGGTCCCGCGTTCCCTGGTCCACCGCGCCTCGGTGGCCGAGGTCTTCCTCACCGACGGCCGCCGCGGCGACGGCAACCGGGTACGGATCGCCGCGCAGTGGCCCCGCCACCACGCGCTCTACCAGCCGGACGCGGAGGGCAGCAGTGACCCGCTGCTGCTGGTGGAGACCGTCCGGCAGGCGGCCATCTACACCGCGCACCGCTTCCACGACGTCCCGCTGACCCACAGCTTCATCTTCCGCGACCTCGACTTCCACCTCGTGGACCCCGGTGCACTGGTGGTGGGAGGCGAGCCGCTCCCGCTCGTGCTCGACGGCAGCTTCGTGCCCGAGGCCCACCCGTCCGGGAACCGGATCGGAGCGCGCTTCGAGGCGTGGGTGGAGACCGGCGGCCGCCGCTGCGCACGGGTGTCGGTACGGCTGCTCGCGGTCGGCGCCGAGTTGTACGGGCTGCTGCGCGACCGGCGCGCCCCCGCGGCCCGCGGTCGCGGTGCGGCGGCCGACATGGCCGGCGCGGAGCCCCGCATGCTCGACGCCGCCGAGGTCGGACGGCAAGGGCAGGAGAACGTCCTGCTGTCCGTCGACCGGACGGCCGCCCCGGGGCGGTACCTCATGCGCGTGGACCGCGACCACCCCGGCTACTTCGAGCACTCTTGCGACCACGTGCCCGGCATGGCCCTGGTCGAGGCGTTCCGGCAGGCGGGATGCCATCTGGTCGGGACCGGGCGGGAGTCGGCGCGGGACGGGTCCGGTCACCGGGCCGCTCCGTGGTCCCTCGCGTTCTCCGAGGTCCGTTTCGACGCGTTCGGTGAACTGCGCGAGCCCACCGTGATCAAGTCCGTCGGCGGTGTGGCGGCCCTGCCGTCCACGGGCCGCCACGGGTTGCGCCGCGTCCAACTGGCCGCCGTCCAGGGGGACCGCACCATCGCGCGCAGCACGGCCCTCTACCGTCCGCGGGTTGCCGTCGAGCCTTCGGGGGAGGGGAACTCGTGGAACTCCAGCATCTCCGCGCCTTCCGCGAAGTAG
- a CDS encoding ScbR family autoregulator-binding transcription factor: MNSSDTTTSVGSTRQQPARELKQERAHRTKEQILWAAAEEFKEKGYPVVTLQHVATRAGLTKGAVYFHFANKEALAVAVVEEHYAHWAPLVTEVRESDRSPLDIMITVLDRTAELFRDDTMVQAGARLQIERSLIKADLPQPYVGWQELLTSLAAAAVETGQLRPDTSPEALARVLVAAFFGTQHISDVLTGRADLMDRYTELRDIIFAGVTV, encoded by the coding sequence ATGAACAGCAGCGACACCACGACCAGCGTCGGCTCGACGCGCCAGCAGCCGGCCCGCGAGCTGAAGCAAGAGCGCGCCCACCGGACCAAGGAGCAGATCCTGTGGGCCGCGGCCGAGGAGTTCAAGGAGAAGGGCTACCCGGTGGTGACGCTGCAGCACGTCGCCACCCGGGCCGGGCTGACCAAGGGCGCCGTCTACTTCCACTTCGCCAACAAGGAGGCCCTGGCGGTCGCCGTGGTCGAGGAGCACTACGCCCACTGGGCGCCCCTGGTGACCGAGGTGCGGGAGTCCGACCGCTCGCCGCTGGACATCATGATCACCGTGCTGGACCGCACCGCGGAACTCTTCCGCGATGACACGATGGTCCAGGCCGGCGCCCGGCTGCAGATCGAGCGCTCGCTGATCAAGGCGGACCTCCCCCAGCCGTACGTGGGCTGGCAGGAACTGCTGACCTCGCTGGCCGCCGCCGCGGTCGAGACCGGCCAGCTGCGCCCGGACACCTCCCCCGAGGCGCTGGCCCGCGTGCTCGTCGCCGCGTTCTTCGGCACCCAGCACATCTCCGACGTGCTCACCGGCCGGGCCGACCTGATGGATCGCTACACCGAGCTCCGCGACATCATCTTCGCCGGCGTCACCGTCTGA
- a CDS encoding acyl carrier protein: MKLEAVISDVLAIPLGEVDDSLGPVRDDRWDSLKQMQLIVTLEEQYKVTFSRQDLRAMKSVGAVREVLLSKGVAA, translated from the coding sequence ATGAAGCTTGAAGCGGTCATCTCGGATGTGCTCGCCATACCCCTCGGGGAAGTCGACGACAGCCTGGGCCCTGTGCGCGACGACCGCTGGGACAGCCTGAAGCAGATGCAGCTGATCGTCACCCTGGAAGAGCAGTACAAGGTCACCTTCTCGCGGCAGGACCTGCGCGCCATGAAGTCCGTCGGCGCGGTGCGCGAGGTACTGCTGAGCAAGGGGGTGGCAGCGTGA
- a CDS encoding thiamine pyrophosphate-dependent dehydrogenase E1 component subunit alpha, whose protein sequence is MTLTEQAPSGTAPAPLRDGDLTSLLMIRHFEWKLLDLFAEGKLNGTTHTCLGQEYIPVSLNPLLSAGDFLFSNHRGHGHYLARFADPAGLLAEITGREGAVCGGVGGSQHIFRDTYLSTGIQGESLPVAAGAALHFKRAGLPHVAVVYIGDGTWGEGSVYEALNIARLWELPLLVVVENNGISQTTPGSVNMAGTIAGRARAFDVDHHRVTSNDVRHIRAELAPLIDRVRHQHMPLVVEFDTVRLGPHSKGDDTRPAREIEAARARDWYGALRAEDPERFDRLDQEQRQLIAGVAADVLARPLVAGETA, encoded by the coding sequence GTGACGCTCACCGAGCAGGCCCCGTCGGGTACGGCGCCGGCCCCCCTCAGGGACGGCGACCTCACCTCCCTGCTGATGATCCGGCACTTCGAGTGGAAGTTGCTCGACCTGTTCGCGGAAGGGAAGCTCAACGGTACGACGCACACCTGCCTCGGCCAGGAGTACATCCCGGTCTCCCTGAACCCGCTGCTCTCCGCCGGCGACTTCCTCTTCAGCAACCACCGGGGCCACGGCCACTACCTCGCCCGGTTCGCCGACCCCGCCGGGCTGCTCGCCGAGATCACCGGACGCGAAGGAGCCGTCTGCGGGGGCGTGGGCGGCAGCCAGCACATCTTCCGCGACACCTACCTGTCCACCGGCATCCAGGGCGAGAGCCTGCCGGTCGCCGCGGGTGCGGCACTGCACTTCAAGCGGGCCGGCCTGCCGCACGTCGCCGTCGTCTACATCGGCGACGGGACCTGGGGCGAGGGCTCGGTGTACGAGGCCCTGAACATCGCCCGGCTGTGGGAGCTGCCGCTGCTGGTGGTGGTCGAGAACAACGGCATCTCCCAGACCACACCGGGCAGCGTCAACATGGCCGGCACGATCGCGGGCCGGGCCCGTGCCTTCGACGTCGACCACCACCGGGTGACGAGCAACGACGTGCGCCACATCCGCGCCGAACTGGCCCCGCTCATCGACCGGGTGCGCCACCAGCACATGCCGCTCGTCGTGGAGTTCGACACCGTACGGCTCGGCCCGCACAGCAAGGGCGACGACACCCGCCCGGCGCGGGAGATCGAGGCGGCCCGCGCGCGCGACTGGTACGGCGCGCTGCGCGCGGAGGACCCCGAGCGCTTCGACCGGCTCGACCAGGAGCAACGACAACTGATCGCCGGGGTGGCCGCCGATGTCCTGGCACGCCCGCTGGTGGCTGGAGAGACCGCATGA
- a CDS encoding alpha-ketoacid dehydrogenase subunit beta — MKRNERVGENLNQALHRVMESHEDVYLIGEDVLDPYGGAFNITKGLSDRFADRVLTTPISENAILGVANGLALTGNKPIAEMMFGDFITLAFDQIVNFSAKSVSMYGATHPMHLVVRCPVGGRRGYGPTHSQSPQKHFLGVPDLHLFELSPFHDNATVLEGMVELGKPCIFFEDKVLYTERRHQGGPVGDLFSLEFTGEDPFPVARLFIEDTAPELVIVAPGGLAQRAVDAARELFLQHEIACEIYVPSALYPFDAQLLAEPVARAGRVCVVEDAPPGGSWGAEVAHQLYSTCWDSLRAPVRLVHSADSVIPTALHLERDVLVSSESLELALKELAQ; from the coding sequence ATGAAGCGCAACGAGCGCGTGGGCGAGAACCTGAACCAGGCCCTGCACCGGGTGATGGAGTCCCACGAGGACGTCTATCTGATCGGCGAGGACGTCCTCGACCCCTACGGCGGTGCCTTCAACATCACCAAGGGGCTCTCGGACCGCTTCGCCGACCGGGTGCTGACCACGCCCATCAGCGAGAACGCCATCCTGGGCGTCGCCAACGGCCTCGCCCTCACCGGCAACAAGCCGATCGCCGAGATGATGTTCGGGGACTTCATCACGCTGGCCTTCGACCAGATCGTGAACTTCTCCGCCAAGTCCGTCTCCATGTACGGCGCCACCCACCCGATGCACCTGGTGGTGCGCTGCCCGGTCGGCGGCCGGCGCGGCTACGGCCCGACGCACAGCCAGAGCCCGCAGAAGCACTTCCTCGGCGTACCGGATCTGCACCTGTTCGAGCTGTCGCCCTTCCACGACAACGCGACGGTGCTGGAAGGGATGGTCGAACTGGGCAAGCCCTGCATCTTCTTCGAGGACAAGGTGCTCTACACCGAGCGCCGCCACCAAGGCGGCCCGGTCGGGGACCTGTTCTCGCTGGAGTTCACCGGCGAGGACCCCTTCCCGGTGGCCCGGCTGTTCATCGAGGACACCGCCCCCGAGCTCGTCATCGTCGCGCCCGGCGGCCTCGCCCAGCGCGCCGTCGACGCGGCACGCGAGCTGTTCCTGCAGCACGAGATCGCCTGCGAGATCTACGTGCCGTCCGCCCTCTACCCCTTCGACGCACAGCTGTTGGCGGAGCCCGTCGCACGAGCGGGCCGCGTCTGCGTCGTGGAGGACGCCCCGCCCGGCGGCAGTTGGGGCGCCGAAGTCGCCCACCAGCTGTACTCCACCTGCTGGGACAGCCTCCGCGCCCCCGTCCGTCTCGTCCACTCCGCGGACTCGGTGATCCCGACGGCCCTCCACCTGGAGCGCGACGTCCTGGTGAGCAGCGAGTCCCTGGAACTGGCCCTGAAAGAGCTGGCTCAATGA
- a CDS encoding 2-oxo acid dehydrogenase subunit E2 — MIEITVPKLNNNDAQYDLVEWLAEDGATVTKDDDLLTLETSKAAEDLVSEHDGVLHQAVEAGEQVPPGAVIGRIFADAAARDAFLAAAEAAAATRTDTSGEGADFVLTAQARTQAAEFGVTEEELRSLGKRIIKGSDVEALVARRRASEEIPSNRLELSQHQRAIGAVVTESHRTVPASFTVVRMRVDAAEAATKELSARSGTAIGLPAVLITQLAALRAAFPAFFATYDEDGYALLAEQSHVGVTVDLGNGLYIPVVRDADRLSAVEVAEQLEDFRFSALRGNFRGSELMGAAITLSLNNDEDVLLTQPIIFPGQTCMVSLGGVQTGLELAADGGVVAARYVHVGLAFDHRVVNGREAVQFLQALKSALQAPELERTAEPAATAG, encoded by the coding sequence ATGATCGAGATCACCGTTCCCAAGCTGAACAACAACGACGCCCAGTACGACCTGGTCGAGTGGCTCGCCGAGGACGGCGCCACCGTCACGAAGGACGACGACCTTCTGACGCTGGAGACGTCCAAGGCGGCCGAGGACCTGGTCAGCGAGCACGACGGAGTGCTGCACCAGGCGGTCGAGGCCGGCGAGCAGGTGCCGCCCGGCGCCGTGATCGGCCGGATCTTCGCCGATGCGGCCGCCCGCGACGCCTTCCTGGCCGCCGCCGAGGCAGCGGCCGCGACCCGTACGGACACCTCCGGCGAGGGCGCGGACTTCGTACTCACCGCACAGGCACGCACCCAGGCCGCCGAGTTCGGCGTCACCGAGGAGGAGCTGCGCTCCCTCGGCAAGCGGATCATCAAGGGCTCCGACGTCGAAGCGCTCGTGGCGCGTCGCAGAGCTTCCGAGGAAATCCCTTCCAACCGCCTCGAGTTGAGTCAGCATCAGCGGGCCATCGGCGCGGTGGTCACCGAGTCGCACCGTACGGTCCCGGCGTCCTTCACCGTCGTACGGATGAGGGTCGACGCCGCCGAGGCGGCCACCAAGGAGCTCTCGGCACGCTCGGGGACGGCGATCGGCCTGCCCGCCGTACTGATCACCCAGCTCGCCGCGCTGCGCGCCGCATTCCCCGCCTTCTTCGCCACCTACGACGAGGACGGGTACGCACTGCTCGCTGAGCAGTCCCACGTGGGCGTGACGGTCGACCTGGGCAACGGCCTGTACATCCCGGTCGTACGGGACGCGGACCGGCTCTCCGCGGTCGAAGTCGCCGAGCAGCTCGAGGACTTCCGCTTCTCGGCGCTGCGCGGGAACTTCCGCGGCAGCGAACTCATGGGCGCGGCCATCACCCTGTCGCTCAACAACGACGAGGACGTGCTGCTGACCCAGCCCATCATCTTCCCCGGCCAGACCTGCATGGTCTCGCTGGGCGGCGTACAGACCGGGCTCGAACTGGCCGCCGACGGCGGCGTTGTCGCCGCCCGGTACGTACACGTGGGCCTGGCCTTCGACCACAGGGTCGTCAACGGCAGGGAGGCGGTCCAGTTCCTCCAGGCCCTCAAGAGCGCCCTCCAGGCGCCGGAGTTGGAGCGCACGGCGGAGCCGGCGGCGACGGCCGGCTGA
- a CDS encoding TIGR03842 family LLM class F420-dependent oxidoreductase — translation MDFGLVLQTDPPASQVISLMKRGERNGFRYGWTFDSAVLWQEPFVIYSQILANTQRMHVGPMVTNPGTRTWEVTASTFATLNDMYGNRTVCGIGRGDSAMRVAGRAPNTLARLGEAIDVIRDLAEGREAEVDGKPLQIPWIRDGKLPVWVAAYGPKALALAGQKADGFILQLADLYLTEWMIKAVRQAAVEAGRDPSAITICVAAPAYVTADDSAQALAHARDQCRWFGGMVGNHVADLVSRYGEHSSMVPDELTEYVKSRQGYDYSHHGRAGNPSTDFVPDEIVDRFCLLGPAEAHIEKLRALEALGVDQFALYDMHDAREATIDAYGADIIPLLG, via the coding sequence ATGGACTTCGGCCTCGTCCTGCAAACCGATCCGCCCGCCTCCCAGGTGATCAGCCTCATGAAGCGCGGCGAGCGCAATGGCTTCCGCTACGGCTGGACCTTCGACTCCGCGGTGCTCTGGCAGGAGCCGTTCGTCATCTACAGCCAGATCCTGGCCAACACCCAGCGGATGCACGTCGGGCCGATGGTCACCAACCCGGGCACCCGCACGTGGGAGGTGACCGCCTCCACCTTCGCGACGCTGAACGACATGTACGGCAACCGCACGGTGTGCGGGATCGGCCGCGGGGACTCGGCGATGCGGGTCGCCGGCCGCGCACCCAACACCCTCGCCCGCCTCGGCGAGGCCATCGACGTCATCCGGGACCTGGCGGAGGGGCGCGAGGCCGAGGTCGACGGGAAGCCGCTCCAGATCCCGTGGATCAGGGACGGGAAGCTGCCCGTCTGGGTGGCGGCATACGGGCCGAAGGCCCTCGCGCTGGCCGGGCAGAAGGCGGACGGGTTCATCCTCCAGCTCGCCGACCTCTACCTCACCGAGTGGATGATCAAGGCGGTGCGGCAGGCTGCCGTAGAGGCCGGCCGGGACCCGTCCGCGATCACCATCTGCGTGGCCGCCCCGGCGTACGTCACGGCGGACGACTCGGCGCAGGCCCTGGCGCACGCCCGGGACCAGTGCCGCTGGTTCGGCGGGATGGTCGGCAACCACGTCGCCGACCTGGTCTCCCGCTACGGGGAGCACTCCTCGATGGTCCCGGACGAGCTGACCGAGTACGTCAAGTCCCGCCAGGGCTATGACTACAGCCACCACGGCCGCGCCGGGAACCCGTCCACCGACTTCGTCCCCGACGAGATCGTCGATCGCTTCTGCCTGCTGGGCCCCGCGGAGGCCCACATCGAGAAGCTCCGCGCCCTGGAGGCCCTCGGAGTCGACCAGTTCGCGCTTTACGACATGCACGATGCCCGGGAAGCGACCATCGACGCGTACGGCGCCGACATCATCCCGCTGCTCGGCTGA
- the hydA gene encoding dihydropyrimidinase, whose product MSSIRTLIRGGLVITASDELHADVLIEDGRVAALAAHGTAAAETWTADRTIDASGKYVIPGGVDAHTHMELPFGGTAASDTFETGTRAAAWGGTTTIVDFAVQTPGHALREGLDTWYDKADGKCAVDYAFHMILSDVNERTLKEMDHLVGEGVTSFKLFMAYPGVFYSDDGQILRAMQRASGNGGLIMMHAENGIAIDVLVEQALARGETDPRHHGEVRKVLLEAEATHRAIQLARVAGSPLYVVHVSAEEAVAELALARDKGLPVFGETCPQYLFLSTDNLEEPDFQGAKYVCSTPLRPREHQAALWRGLRTNDLQVVSTDHCPFCFRGQKELGRGDFSKIPNGLPGVENRMDLLHQAVLDGHISRRRWIEIACATPARMFGLYPQKGTIAPGSDADIVLYDPHAEQVISAETHHMNVDYSAYEGKRITGRVDTVLSRGELVIDRREFTGRAGHGAFIPRSTCQYL is encoded by the coding sequence ATGAGCAGCATCCGCACTCTGATCCGCGGCGGCCTCGTCATCACCGCGTCCGACGAGCTGCACGCCGACGTGCTGATCGAGGACGGCCGCGTCGCCGCCCTCGCGGCACACGGCACGGCGGCCGCCGAGACGTGGACGGCAGACCGGACGATCGACGCGAGCGGGAAGTACGTCATCCCCGGCGGGGTCGACGCGCACACCCACATGGAGCTGCCCTTCGGCGGCACCGCGGCCTCCGACACCTTCGAGACCGGCACCCGCGCCGCCGCCTGGGGCGGCACCACCACCATCGTGGACTTCGCCGTCCAGACACCGGGCCACGCCCTGCGCGAGGGACTCGACACCTGGTACGACAAGGCCGACGGCAAGTGCGCCGTCGACTACGCCTTCCACATGATCCTCTCGGACGTCAACGAGCGGACCCTGAAGGAGATGGACCACCTGGTGGGGGAGGGCGTCACCTCCTTCAAGCTGTTCATGGCCTACCCGGGGGTCTTCTACAGCGACGACGGCCAGATCCTGCGGGCGATGCAGCGGGCCTCGGGCAACGGCGGGCTGATCATGATGCACGCCGAGAACGGCATCGCGATCGACGTGCTGGTCGAGCAGGCCCTGGCGCGCGGGGAGACGGACCCGCGCCACCACGGCGAGGTCCGCAAGGTGCTCCTCGAAGCCGAGGCGACCCACCGTGCCATCCAGCTCGCCCGGGTCGCGGGCTCCCCGCTGTACGTCGTACACGTCTCGGCGGAGGAGGCGGTCGCGGAACTGGCCCTGGCCCGGGACAAGGGGCTGCCGGTCTTCGGCGAGACCTGCCCGCAGTACCTGTTCCTGTCCACGGACAACCTGGAGGAGCCGGACTTCCAGGGCGCCAAGTACGTCTGCTCCACCCCCCTGCGCCCCCGCGAGCATCAGGCGGCCCTGTGGCGGGGGCTGCGGACGAACGATCTCCAGGTGGTATCCACCGATCACTGCCCGTTCTGCTTCCGGGGCCAGAAGGAGCTGGGCCGCGGCGACTTCTCGAAGATCCCCAACGGTCTCCCCGGCGTGGAGAACCGGATGGACCTCCTCCACCAGGCCGTCCTGGACGGGCACATCAGCCGCCGTCGCTGGATCGAGATCGCCTGCGCGACCCCGGCCCGGATGTTCGGCCTCTATCCGCAGAAGGGCACCATCGCGCCGGGTTCCGACGCCGACATCGTCCTCTACGATCCGCACGCCGAGCAGGTCATCTCCGCCGAGACGCACCACATGAACGTGGACTACTCGGCGTACGAGGGCAAGCGGATCACCGGACGCGTCGACACGGTCCTCTCGCGCGGCGAACTCGTCATCGACCGGCGGGAGTTCACGGGCCGGGCCGGCCACGGGGCCTTCATTCCCCGCTCCACCTGTCAGTACCTGTAA